The following coding sequences are from one Devosia neptuniae window:
- a CDS encoding ABC transporter permease subunit — protein sequence MERRAFYRNGTLPWLLLAPQLLLVLVFFYWPTSQALYWAFTLEQAWGGGNTWVGFANFLAIFRDSQYWATVGRSAFYAICATGLSMAIALMLAMFVDRALKGTRIFQSVFVWPYAIAAPAAGVAFRFIFSPEAGLIGSINDIWPGIWSPATNGWHALGMVIVCHAWLGIGYNFIFFLAALQMIPKSISEAGAMDGARPFQRMLDLQLPLIAPTVFFLMIMNLISSFTDSFGLIDTMTEGGPIGATEVMVYNIYIDGFKGLDYSGAAAQSIVLMVLVIALTFVQFRWVEKRVHYS from the coding sequence ATGGAACGACGCGCATTCTATCGTAACGGCACCTTGCCCTGGTTGCTGCTAGCCCCCCAACTCCTGCTGGTGCTGGTGTTTTTCTACTGGCCCACATCACAGGCGCTCTATTGGGCATTCACGCTCGAACAGGCCTGGGGCGGCGGCAATACCTGGGTTGGCTTCGCCAATTTTCTCGCCATCTTCCGCGACAGCCAATATTGGGCCACTGTCGGCCGCAGCGCCTTCTACGCCATCTGTGCCACGGGCCTGTCCATGGCCATCGCGCTCATGCTCGCCATGTTCGTGGATCGGGCGCTCAAGGGCACTCGCATTTTCCAATCGGTGTTCGTGTGGCCCTATGCCATCGCGGCGCCCGCTGCCGGCGTGGCCTTCCGCTTCATCTTCTCGCCTGAAGCGGGCCTGATCGGCTCGATCAACGATATCTGGCCCGGCATCTGGAGCCCTGCCACCAATGGCTGGCACGCTCTGGGCATGGTCATTGTCTGCCATGCCTGGCTGGGCATCGGCTACAATTTCATCTTCTTCCTCGCGGCTCTGCAGATGATCCCTAAATCGATCTCCGAGGCCGGGGCCATGGATGGTGCGCGCCCGTTCCAGCGCATGCTCGACCTGCAATTGCCGCTGATCGCGCCCACCGTCTTCTTCCTCATGATCATGAACCTGATTTCCAGCTTCACCGACAGCTTCGGGCTGATCGACACCATGACCGAGGGCGGGCCCATCGGGGCCACCGAGGTCATGGTCTACAACATCTATATCGATGGCTTCAAAGGCCTCGATTATTCGGGCGCCGCCGCTCAGTCGATCGTGCTCATGGTCCTCGTCATTGCGCTGACTTTCGTCCAGTTCCGCTGGGTCGAAAAGCGCGTCCACTACAGCTAG
- a CDS encoding extracellular solute-binding protein: protein MTSKWLFGAALAASALSVAAPASAATKFEFWYGLSGDLSERIQDMCKTFNESQADYEIVCVSQDNYEANLQNTIAAFRANKQPTITQISDGGTLDLMLSGAYIPVRQLMEENGYQINWDDYFSGIASYYSTSKGELLSMPFNSSTAMFYYNTDALKAVGFEGAPQTWEQVEKIARDLKAAGYDCPVAFDPTGTWQWWEQFSAAHNQPIASKGNGYEGLDATVEFNHGKFVDQLTWIKKMYDEGLFVAKSKAIGETANDAFVNAKCQMSSSSIADHGTFAKQAIEGMHWDVAMLPIWEGTERTNTLVGGASLWTLKGSTPEQYKGAAAFYAFLATPKQAEWWSTVTGYIPVTNSGFKAMTDKGFYANAPYKGREQAIESLTFTPPTEYTRGVRLGNFGAVRKEVADAMQEVLFNNVPVQQALDGAAERSNEILRRFEQTYAGQQLP from the coding sequence ATGACAAGCAAATGGCTGTTCGGTGCAGCTCTGGCTGCCAGCGCGCTGAGCGTTGCGGCGCCGGCTTCTGCCGCCACCAAGTTCGAATTCTGGTACGGCCTGTCCGGCGACCTCAGCGAACGCATCCAGGACATGTGCAAGACCTTCAACGAGTCGCAGGCCGACTATGAGATCGTCTGCGTCAGCCAGGATAATTACGAAGCCAACCTGCAGAACACCATTGCCGCTTTCCGCGCCAACAAGCAGCCCACCATCACCCAGATCAGCGATGGCGGCACGCTCGACCTGATGCTGTCGGGCGCCTACATCCCGGTGCGCCAGTTGATGGAAGAAAACGGCTACCAGATCAATTGGGACGACTATTTCTCCGGCATCGCTTCGTATTATTCGACCTCGAAGGGCGAACTGCTCTCCATGCCGTTCAATTCCTCGACGGCCATGTTCTATTACAATACCGACGCCCTCAAGGCCGTCGGTTTTGAAGGCGCTCCCCAGACCTGGGAACAGGTCGAAAAGATCGCCCGTGATCTCAAAGCCGCTGGCTATGACTGCCCCGTCGCGTTCGATCCGACCGGCACCTGGCAGTGGTGGGAGCAGTTCTCGGCTGCCCACAACCAGCCCATCGCTTCCAAGGGCAATGGCTATGAAGGGCTCGATGCCACCGTGGAATTCAACCACGGCAAGTTTGTCGATCAGCTGACCTGGATCAAGAAGATGTACGACGAGGGTCTGTTCGTCGCCAAGTCCAAGGCCATCGGCGAAACCGCCAACGACGCCTTCGTCAACGCCAAGTGCCAGATGTCGTCCTCCTCGATTGCCGATCACGGCACCTTCGCCAAGCAGGCCATTGAAGGCATGCATTGGGATGTCGCCATGCTCCCGATCTGGGAAGGCACCGAACGCACCAATACGCTGGTGGGCGGCGCTTCGCTGTGGACGCTCAAGGGCTCGACCCCCGAGCAGTACAAGGGCGCGGCGGCGTTCTACGCTTTCCTCGCCACTCCCAAGCAGGCCGAATGGTGGTCGACCGTGACAGGCTACATCCCGGTGACCAATTCGGGCTTCAAGGCCATGACCGACAAGGGCTTTTACGCCAATGCGCCCTATAAGGGCCGCGAACAGGCCATCGAAAGCCTGACCTTCACGCCGCCCACCGAATATACCCGCGGCGTTCGCCTGGGCAATTTCGGCGCGGTGCGCAAGGAAGTCGCCGACGCCATGCAGGAAGTGTTGTTCAACAACGTTCCCGTGCAGCAGGCCCTTGATGGCGCCGCCGAGCGCAGCAACGAAATCCTGCGCCGCTTCGAGCAGACCTATGCCGGTCAGCAACTCCCCTGA
- a CDS encoding mandelate racemase/muconate lactonizing enzyme family protein yields the protein MKITDLRCAVIGRHPIVRIVTDEGLYGLGEVEYTKPYLKPWVLHFREALIGEDPTDVERVMLKIRQRGSFKPYGAAVSAIEHALWDIAGKAANVPAYKLLGGKVRDKVRVYNGSIRQKRTGDRPEDYAADVKWMKERPENFFMVKQGIGFHSNMKRNVEDFHYGVSQPPAYHGAMDQGQISEHAFNHMLDCVIAMKEVLGDKVSLALDCGPGWFLPDAIRFAQAVEKYNLMWLEDMLTGDYVPWVNPQAYRELTTSTSTPIHTGEQIYLRHNFKELIETQAVRVVGPDPADIGGIAELKWVAEHAYMHSIMMAPHGTANGLLGLGALINVCATLPANYIAFEYPSASDPWWEDIVTGLPAGRIVNDSMVDLLPGPGLGLDIDAKAAKPYLMEEDVGFFD from the coding sequence ATGAAAATCACCGATCTGCGCTGCGCTGTTATCGGCCGGCATCCCATCGTCCGCATCGTTACCGATGAGGGGCTCTATGGCCTGGGCGAGGTGGAATATACCAAGCCCTATCTCAAACCCTGGGTGCTGCATTTCCGCGAGGCGCTGATCGGTGAGGACCCCACCGATGTCGAGCGGGTGATGCTCAAAATCCGCCAGCGCGGCAGCTTCAAGCCCTACGGCGCTGCTGTCAGCGCTATCGAACATGCGCTGTGGGACATTGCCGGCAAGGCGGCCAATGTACCGGCCTACAAGCTGCTCGGCGGCAAGGTGCGCGACAAGGTGCGCGTCTATAATGGCTCGATCCGCCAGAAGCGCACGGGCGATAGGCCCGAGGATTATGCCGCCGACGTCAAATGGATGAAGGAGCGGCCCGAGAACTTCTTCATGGTCAAGCAGGGCATTGGCTTTCATTCCAACATGAAGCGCAATGTGGAGGACTTCCACTATGGCGTGAGCCAGCCGCCTGCCTATCACGGCGCCATGGACCAGGGGCAGATCAGCGAGCACGCCTTCAATCACATGCTCGATTGCGTCATCGCCATGAAGGAAGTGCTGGGCGACAAGGTCAGCCTGGCGCTCGATTGCGGCCCCGGCTGGTTCCTGCCCGACGCCATCCGCTTTGCTCAGGCGGTGGAAAAGTACAACCTGATGTGGCTCGAGGACATGCTGACCGGCGACTATGTCCCCTGGGTCAATCCGCAGGCCTATCGCGAGCTGACCACCTCGACCTCGACGCCCATCCATACCGGCGAGCAGATTTATCTCAGGCACAATTTCAAGGAACTGATCGAGACGCAGGCGGTGCGGGTCGTGGGGCCGGATCCGGCTGATATCGGGGGCATTGCCGAACTCAAATGGGTGGCCGAGCACGCCTATATGCACTCGATCATGATGGCCCCGCATGGCACGGCCAATGGGCTGCTGGGCCTGGGGGCGCTGATCAATGTGTGCGCCACGCTGCCGGCCAACTATATCGCGTTCGAATATCCCAGCGCATCCGATCCGTGGTGGGAAGATATCGTGACGGGGCTGCCGGCTGGCCGCATCGTCAATGATTCCATGGTTGATCTGCTGCCGGGACCGGGGCTGGGGCTCGATATCGATGCCAAGGCGGCCAAGCCGTATTTGATGGAAGAGGATGTGGGATTTTTTGATTAG
- a CDS encoding NIPSNAP family protein, translating to MIYELRIYECLPNRLPALLKRFGDHTLKLWDKHGIRQAGFFTTAVGESSNRLTYFVAWESLAERETKWKAFVTDPEWHKVRDDSERDGPILANISSQFLTPTAFSSVQ from the coding sequence ATGATCTACGAGCTGAGAATCTACGAGTGCCTGCCCAACCGCCTGCCGGCGCTGCTCAAGCGCTTTGGCGACCACACGCTCAAGCTGTGGGACAAACACGGCATCCGCCAGGCGGGATTCTTCACCACCGCCGTGGGCGAAAGCAGCAATCGGCTGACCTATTTCGTCGCCTGGGAATCCCTCGCCGAGCGCGAAACCAAGTGGAAGGCCTTCGTCACCGATCCGGAATGGCACAAGGTTCGCGACGATTCCGAGCGCGATGGGCCCATCCTCGCCAATATCTCCAGCCAGTTCCTGACGCCCACCGCCTTCTCGTCCGTGCAATAG
- a CDS encoding mandelate racemase/muconate lactonizing enzyme family protein, producing MTTTLEAADSIENNVRTSSRPSDLRITDLRVAEIVGAPFTSALLKIYTNQGIVGLGEVRDGASATYALMLKSRLIGENPCDIDRLFRRIKQFGGHGRQGGGVSAVEIALWDLAGKAYGVPIYQMLGGRFREKVRIYCDTDADKPSGTETGKRLKERMDLGFTFLKMDLGLMQIADIPGAVVAPSGSLEGYRVHPGRGPVKTMEDRRARNAVYDIHNVRHPFSGLHFTDKGIDLLEQYIHEVREVIGYEVPLAIDHVGHISLQNGIRLARRIEKYVPAWLEDVIPWQYADQYRQLQEATTVPICTGEDIYLKEGFEPLLKSGISVIHPDVLTSGGIYETKKIGDAAQEHGIAMAIHMAESPIAAMAAAHVAVATENFMALEYHTVDVPWWDDIVTGLPKPLVKNGFITVPDKPGLGIDDVVDEVISQHLQEGVKGIWQSTEQWDDEYSWDRTWS from the coding sequence ATGACGACCACTTTGGAGGCCGCCGACAGCATTGAGAATAATGTCCGCACCAGCTCGCGGCCCAGCGATTTGCGCATTACCGATCTGCGCGTAGCCGAAATTGTCGGCGCGCCGTTCACCTCCGCGCTGCTCAAGATTTATACCAATCAGGGCATTGTCGGCCTGGGCGAAGTGCGCGATGGCGCCAGCGCCACCTACGCGCTGATGCTCAAGAGCCGGCTGATCGGCGAAAATCCCTGCGATATCGATCGCCTGTTCCGCCGCATCAAGCAATTCGGCGGCCATGGCAGGCAGGGCGGGGGCGTTTCGGCGGTGGAAATCGCGCTGTGGGACCTCGCGGGCAAGGCCTATGGCGTGCCGATCTACCAGATGCTGGGAGGCCGTTTCCGCGAGAAAGTGCGTATCTATTGCGATACCGACGCCGACAAGCCCAGCGGCACCGAAACCGGCAAGCGGCTCAAAGAGCGTATGGATCTGGGGTTCACCTTCCTCAAGATGGATCTGGGCCTGATGCAGATCGCCGATATTCCCGGCGCGGTCGTCGCGCCATCCGGCTCGCTCGAAGGGTATCGGGTCCATCCCGGCCGCGGCCCGGTCAAGACCATGGAGGACCGGCGGGCGCGCAATGCGGTCTACGACATTCACAATGTCCGCCACCCGTTTAGCGGCCTGCATTTCACCGACAAGGGCATCGACCTGCTCGAGCAATATATCCACGAAGTCCGCGAGGTCATCGGTTACGAAGTGCCGCTCGCCATCGACCATGTCGGCCATATCTCGCTGCAAAACGGCATCCGCCTGGCGCGGCGGATCGAGAAATACGTGCCGGCATGGCTGGAGGACGTGATCCCCTGGCAATATGCCGACCAATATCGGCAGCTGCAGGAAGCCACCACCGTGCCGATCTGCACGGGCGAGGATATCTACCTCAAGGAAGGCTTCGAGCCGCTGCTCAAATCGGGCATCTCGGTCATCCATCCCGACGTGCTGACCTCGGGCGGCATCTACGAGACCAAGAAAATCGGCGATGCGGCGCAGGAGCATGGCATTGCCATGGCCATCCACATGGCCGAAAGCCCCATCGCCGCCATGGCCGCCGCCCATGTTGCGGTCGCCACGGAAAACTTCATGGCGCTCGAATATCACACGGTCGACGTGCCCTGGTGGGACGATATCGTCACCGGCCTGCCCAAGCCGCTGGTCAAGAACGGCTTCATCACCGTGCCCGACAAGCCGGGCCTGGGCATTGACGATGTGGTCGACGAGGTCATCAGCCAGCACCTGCAGGAGGGTGTCAAAGGCATCTGGCAGAGCACCGAGCAATGGGATGACGAATATTCCTGGGATCGCACCTGGAGCTGA
- a CDS encoding GntR family transcriptional regulator gives MDTQPAATIDVEPVPASIYELIREDIISGKIGPNERLKVADLAKRYGTSTNPIREALQQLRGEDFVIMEPHRGARVRPIDENFVRDIIEIAALIEPALTRWFVGIATEADIAQLEEIQAEIEALNFSDPNRHGQLDTRFHEVIYDRHYNRHAADLWWRHREVLRAISRRFPTSLSRRVAVLREHHELIEAIRAQDADRAAAVIAAHVEGSGRHIIEHMRLARATGARKPLT, from the coding sequence ATGGATACTCAGCCTGCCGCCACGATTGATGTCGAACCCGTGCCAGCTTCGATCTACGAGCTGATCCGGGAGGACATTATTTCGGGCAAGATCGGGCCCAATGAACGCCTCAAGGTCGCCGATCTGGCCAAGCGCTACGGCACCTCGACCAACCCCATTCGTGAGGCGCTGCAGCAATTGCGTGGCGAGGATTTCGTCATCATGGAGCCCCATCGCGGGGCGCGGGTCCGCCCGATCGACGAGAATTTCGTGCGCGACATTATCGAGATCGCCGCGCTGATCGAACCGGCGCTGACCCGCTGGTTCGTCGGCATCGCCACCGAGGCCGATATCGCCCAGCTCGAGGAGATTCAGGCCGAGATCGAAGCGCTCAATTTCAGCGACCCCAACCGGCACGGCCAGCTCGATACCCGGTTCCACGAGGTCATCTATGACCGGCACTACAATCGCCACGCTGCCGATTTGTGGTGGCGCCATCGCGAAGTGCTGCGCGCCATCAGCCGGCGCTTTCCGACCTCGCTCAGCCGCCGCGTCGCCGTGCTGCGCGAGCATCACGAACTGATCGAGGCCATCCGCGCCCAGGATGCCGATCGGGCCGCCGCGGTCATTGCTGCCCATGTCGAGGGGTCGGGCCGGCACATTATCGAGCATATGCGCCTTGCCCGCGCCACCGGAGCCCGCAAGCCGCTGACATAA
- a CDS encoding extracellular solute-binding protein, translating into MAALTTASLMSSTVYAQSVDLSQWSPDYVKSIAGTKDFDAAKDCGAVVPNDYAGNVSYWYTGPFEADPQIAHEQDKAFWDAFHAAYPNIKTDVQSITYNELLDKFRTALLGNSAPMVIRLQILGGVEFAAKGYLNPVKPEDYGFTVADFWPGALKSVTYDNTLYGLPTNNETMAFIWNAKVFKDAGLDPEKAPATWDDVVAYSKQIHDKLGISGYGLVAKQNAGNTPFRFMPQLWAYGGGSLDEATANPTYKTVEINNAGSKAALQAAYQMYAVDKSVPVSALTNTQAENQAPFIAGQLGMMIAHPAEYAKMLDLASKATGADKATADAVVENMRYGLMPTGPDGKRAVVFGGSNIHVVKPEFVDGGKVDEQAVKALICMWDSPEWSTKLAWVGSNPGNINGFLTSAMKERLDTIKFLDVTTSMLPNGIPFPVLPESPEIMNIVVPDMLQNALTGNMTVDQATEDAAKKIETIIGGGGGGI; encoded by the coding sequence ATGGCGGCGCTGACCACGGCGTCGCTGATGTCGAGCACCGTTTATGCGCAGAGCGTCGATCTGAGCCAATGGTCGCCGGACTACGTGAAGTCGATCGCGGGCACCAAGGACTTCGACGCCGCCAAGGATTGCGGCGCGGTCGTGCCCAACGATTATGCCGGCAATGTCAGCTACTGGTATACCGGCCCGTTCGAAGCCGATCCGCAGATCGCGCACGAACAGGACAAGGCGTTCTGGGACGCGTTCCACGCCGCCTACCCCAACATCAAGACCGACGTTCAGTCGATCACCTATAACGAACTGCTCGACAAGTTCCGCACGGCCCTGCTCGGCAATTCGGCCCCAATGGTCATCCGCCTGCAGATTCTCGGCGGCGTCGAATTTGCCGCCAAGGGCTATCTGAACCCGGTCAAGCCGGAAGACTACGGCTTCACCGTCGCCGATTTCTGGCCCGGCGCGCTCAAGTCGGTGACCTACGACAACACGCTTTACGGCCTGCCCACCAATAACGAGACCATGGCCTTCATCTGGAACGCCAAGGTGTTCAAGGACGCTGGGCTCGACCCGGAAAAGGCACCGGCAACCTGGGACGACGTGGTCGCCTATTCCAAGCAGATCCACGACAAGCTGGGCATTTCCGGCTATGGCCTCGTAGCCAAGCAGAATGCCGGCAATACGCCGTTCCGTTTCATGCCCCAGCTTTGGGCCTATGGTGGCGGCTCCCTCGACGAAGCCACCGCCAACCCGACCTACAAGACGGTCGAGATCAACAATGCCGGCTCCAAGGCCGCCTTGCAGGCTGCGTACCAGATGTACGCCGTCGACAAGTCGGTGCCGGTTTCGGCCCTCACCAATACCCAGGCCGAAAACCAGGCGCCGTTCATCGCCGGCCAACTCGGCATGATGATCGCCCATCCGGCCGAATACGCCAAGATGCTGGATCTCGCCAGCAAGGCTACCGGCGCCGATAAGGCCACGGCAGACGCCGTGGTCGAAAACATGCGCTATGGCCTGATGCCGACGGGACCCGACGGCAAGCGCGCCGTCGTGTTCGGCGGCTCCAACATCCACGTGGTCAAGCCGGAATTCGTCGATGGCGGCAAGGTGGACGAGCAGGCCGTCAAGGCGCTGATCTGCATGTGGGACAGCCCGGAATGGTCGACCAAGCTGGCCTGGGTCGGCTCCAATCCCGGCAACATCAATGGTTTCCTGACCTCCGCCATGAAGGAGCGCCTGGATACCATCAAGTTCCTCGACGTCACCACCTCGATGCTGCCCAACGGCATCCCGTTCCCGGTCCTGCCGGAATCGCCCGAGATCATGAACATCGTGGTTCCGGACATGCTGCAAAACGCCCTCACCGGCAACATGACGGTCGATCAGGCGACTGAAGACGCCGCCAAGAAGATCGAGACCATTATCGGTGGTGGTGGCGGCGGCATCTGA
- a CDS encoding carbohydrate ABC transporter permease: MYTSRFDYLYVAPALLVMLIVIAYPVYYTIELSFYKTPASLSLADKTFTGFDNYATVLNSAIFWKVTWQTIIWTVLSTLFSFMIGLGAALALHRAFIGRALLRGLLLIPWVVSAVAASYVWKWLYHSDFGAIGALLNAVGLTKGPVNFIDNSTTSLYALIVVNVWKEFSFAMIMLMAGLQTVPESLLRAAQVDGATAWQRFWHVTFPQLQGVSTVTVLLLVVQNFNSFIIPFIMTGGGPVGSTQIWITHIYELAFLRQNWGVGAAYAVLLFLIMMVLGYFYVRALTRGDDKRAGA, encoded by the coding sequence ATGTACACCAGCCGCTTCGACTACCTCTATGTTGCGCCAGCGCTGCTGGTGATGCTGATCGTGATCGCCTATCCGGTCTACTACACGATCGAACTCAGCTTCTATAAAACCCCAGCCAGCCTGTCGCTGGCCGACAAGACCTTCACCGGCTTCGATAACTACGCGACGGTCCTCAACAGCGCGATCTTCTGGAAGGTCACCTGGCAGACCATCATCTGGACCGTGCTGTCGACGCTGTTCTCGTTCATGATCGGGCTGGGCGCCGCCCTGGCGCTGCATCGGGCCTTCATCGGCCGGGCACTGCTGCGCGGGCTCCTGCTGATCCCCTGGGTGGTCAGCGCAGTGGCCGCCTCCTATGTGTGGAAGTGGCTCTACCATTCCGATTTCGGCGCCATCGGCGCACTGCTCAACGCTGTTGGGCTGACCAAGGGCCCGGTCAATTTCATCGATAACTCCACCACATCGCTCTACGCCCTGATCGTCGTCAATGTGTGGAAGGAGTTCTCCTTCGCCATGATCATGCTGATGGCCGGGCTGCAAACCGTGCCCGAATCCCTGTTGCGGGCGGCGCAGGTGGATGGCGCCACGGCCTGGCAGCGGTTCTGGCACGTGACCTTCCCGCAATTGCAGGGCGTCTCGACCGTGACGGTGTTGCTGTTGGTGGTGCAGAATTTCAACTCGTTCATCATCCCCTTCATCATGACCGGTGGCGGGCCGGTGGGCTCGACGCAGATCTGGATCACCCACATCTACGAGCTGGCCTTCCTGCGCCAGAACTGGGGGGTTGGCGCGGCCTATGCGGTGCTGCTGTTCCTGATCATGATGGTGCTGGGCTATTTCTATGTCCGCGCCCTCACCCGCGGCGATGACAAGAGGGCTGGCGCATGA
- a CDS encoding carbohydrate ABC transporter permease, with amino-acid sequence MTAMTESAVRRRSVDWWRWSGRLFLVLVLGFTVMPMIWMIITSLKTGFAAMQYPPQWWPAEPTLENYTRLLDPSGRIGQDFLHYFWNSLWVSTITTILAVVVAVPAAYAFSRFRFPGRNFLFFAVLLRNMFPAVVFLVPLFILMKALGLVNTHGSLILTYLTFGLPLAIWLLKGFYDNIPIQLEQAARIDGATRFQAFIFIVMPLSTPGIIATSIYSFIGAWNEYIYAYTFLTKQSQMTLPVGIQRFFSENATDWPGLMAATFIMSVPVVVLFLVLQKYFVRALTEGAVKH; translated from the coding sequence ATGACCGCGATGACCGAAAGCGCCGTGCGGCGGCGCAGCGTCGACTGGTGGCGCTGGAGCGGGCGGCTATTCCTGGTGCTAGTGCTGGGCTTCACCGTGATGCCGATGATCTGGATGATCATCACCTCGCTCAAGACTGGCTTTGCGGCGATGCAATATCCACCGCAATGGTGGCCGGCCGAGCCGACGCTGGAAAACTATACGCGGCTGCTCGATCCATCAGGCCGCATCGGGCAGGACTTCCTGCACTATTTCTGGAACAGCCTCTGGGTTTCGACCATCACCACGATCCTGGCGGTGGTGGTGGCGGTGCCGGCGGCCTACGCGTTCTCGCGCTTCCGCTTCCCCGGGCGCAACTTCCTGTTCTTCGCGGTGCTGCTGCGCAACATGTTCCCCGCCGTGGTGTTCCTCGTGCCGCTCTTCATCCTGATGAAGGCGCTGGGGCTGGTAAATACGCACGGCTCGCTGATCCTGACCTATCTGACCTTCGGCCTGCCGCTGGCGATCTGGCTGCTCAAGGGTTTTTACGACAATATCCCGATCCAGCTCGAACAGGCGGCCCGCATCGACGGCGCCACGCGGTTCCAGGCCTTCATCTTCATCGTCATGCCGCTCTCGACGCCGGGCATCATCGCCACCTCGATCTATAGCTTCATCGGGGCGTGGAACGAATACATCTACGCCTACACCTTCCTCACCAAGCAGTCGCAGATGACGCTGCCGGTCGGCATCCAGCGCTTCTTTTCGGAGAATGCGACCGACTGGCCCGGCCTGATGGCGGCCACCTTCATCATGAGCGTGCCCGTCGTCGTGCTGTTCCTCGTCCTGCAAAAATACTTCGTGCGTGCCCTCACCGAAGGCGCCGTCAAACATTAG
- a CDS encoding ABC transporter ATP-binding protein: MAGIVLEHVMKTYGSLYAVNDVSFTVNDGEFVALVGPSGCGKTTTLNLIAGLLPMSGGDISIGDRVVNDLDPKDRDIAMVFQNYALYPQKSVYKNLAFPLQMRKLPKAEIDRKVQDAAKLLDITHLLERKPRELSGGQQQRVALGRALVRDPAVFLMDEPLSNLDAKLRVQMRSEIKRFHHNLNATVVYVTHDQLEAVTMADKMAVMNGGLLQQYDSPANVFAHPVNTFVASFVGSPAMSLIPLEVVSKGTEASLRSPEEGWELPLSAFNARKANASSNGKVVLGARHSTLKLHKAAAPGAVPGKVYTVEPTGDVTFAQVFISGAVVNISLDPSVLIAPDEKVWVEFDQDRMHLFDGASTMALQAA, from the coding sequence ATGGCCGGGATTGTCCTCGAGCACGTCATGAAGACTTACGGCAGCCTGTATGCCGTCAACGATGTCAGTTTCACCGTCAACGACGGCGAATTCGTCGCCCTGGTGGGTCCGTCCGGCTGCGGCAAGACCACGACGCTCAACCTGATCGCGGGCCTCTTGCCCATGAGTGGCGGCGACATTTCCATTGGCGACCGCGTGGTCAACGATCTCGATCCCAAGGATCGCGACATCGCCATGGTGTTCCAGAACTACGCGCTCTACCCGCAGAAGTCGGTCTACAAAAACCTCGCCTTCCCCCTGCAGATGCGCAAGCTGCCCAAGGCGGAAATCGACCGCAAGGTGCAGGACGCAGCCAAGCTCCTCGACATCACCCACCTGCTCGAACGCAAGCCGCGCGAGCTGTCCGGCGGCCAGCAGCAGCGCGTCGCCCTCGGCCGCGCGCTGGTGCGCGATCCCGCCGTATTCCTGATGGATGAACCGCTGTCCAATCTGGACGCCAAGCTGCGCGTGCAGATGCGCAGCGAGATCAAGCGTTTCCATCACAACCTCAACGCAACCGTGGTCTACGTCACCCATGACCAGCTCGAAGCGGTCACCATGGCCGACAAGATGGCGGTGATGAATGGCGGCCTGCTGCAGCAATATGACAGCCCGGCCAATGTGTTTGCCCATCCGGTCAACACCTTCGTCGCCAGCTTTGTCGGCAGCCCCGCCATGAGCCTGATCCCGCTCGAGGTGGTCAGTAAGGGCACAGAGGCGTCGCTGCGCAGCCCCGAGGAGGGCTGGGAGCTGCCGCTGTCGGCGTTCAATGCCCGCAAAGCCAATGCCTCCAGCAATGGCAAGGTGGTGCTGGGCGCGCGGCACTCGACGCTCAAGCTGCACAAAGCAGCGGCGCCCGGCGCGGTGCCGGGCAAGGTCTATACGGTGGAGCCCACCGGCGATGTCACCTTCGCGCAGGTCTTCATCAGCGGCGCGGTGGTCAATATCAGCCTCGATCCCTCCGTCCTCATCGCCCCCGACGAAAAGGTCTGGGTCGAATTCGACCAGGACCGCATGCACCTGTTCGACGGGGCAAGTACCATGGCCCTCCAGGCCGCCTGA